In Desulfosediminicola ganghwensis, a single window of DNA contains:
- a CDS encoding sensor histidine kinase, translating to MRTATVSGTAHRNKKVTWLLAASFLVLLGAAAWALCRYVEQQAMHDLQRDGRTRAGYYSRVLVDSLEKYRHLPYVLARDARIRSLLKGELDEIRVNPHLEDFGAATGCLIFVLDKGGTTVAASNWRGEFSLLGQNFNFRPYFLDARRGDSGGYYAVGLRTRKPGYFISSPVYENGVLLGVVAVKVDLGSLQQSWRDGDETILVSDFYGVFILSTSDEYRYRTIEQLSKPTRKRLITNQYLEKELEVLPMVRQNSAFGNILEIGQDTYLETSNQLPEYGWRLHYLQSLAPVATLMRATQIAAIAASVIIFLMVLYLRERKAKQISLTKATEAEAVRELNLLLQKEVQEHKRTEKSLRETQRELIQTGKLAALGRMSAAVAHELNQPVTAIRTFLASCSILLERGRHDEVKKNLSLIGSLTDRMASITAQLKNFSRKNIGRSEPVDLVVCVENVLQFLSAQLAEKNIAVSTELLPKGCAVIQGHPVRVEQVVINLLVNSMDALKERDDGRVDIEITAGDGKARLQVTDNGAGIAADAMEYLFEPFFTTKQDGDGLGLGLSISYSILQELGATIIASNGDGGGACFLLSFPLGNNADMQDAII from the coding sequence ATGAGAACTGCCACTGTAAGCGGCACAGCCCACCGCAATAAGAAAGTCACATGGCTGCTGGCAGCGTCTTTTCTTGTGCTGCTTGGCGCTGCTGCCTGGGCACTGTGCCGTTATGTGGAGCAGCAGGCTATGCACGATCTACAGCGCGACGGGCGTACCAGGGCAGGGTATTACTCGCGGGTGTTGGTGGACAGCCTGGAAAAATACCGTCATCTTCCCTATGTATTGGCACGGGATGCGCGGATTCGTTCCCTGTTGAAAGGTGAGCTGGATGAGATACGGGTCAATCCGCATCTGGAAGATTTCGGCGCAGCGACAGGTTGCCTTATTTTCGTACTGGATAAGGGGGGGACCACGGTAGCAGCCAGTAACTGGCGCGGTGAATTCTCCCTGCTTGGCCAGAATTTTAACTTTCGCCCCTATTTCCTCGACGCCAGAAGGGGGGATTCCGGCGGTTATTATGCGGTTGGGCTTCGAACGAGAAAGCCAGGTTATTTCATCTCATCTCCCGTTTATGAGAACGGGGTCCTGCTTGGGGTAGTTGCAGTAAAGGTGGACCTCGGATCATTGCAGCAGAGTTGGCGGGATGGTGATGAGACGATTCTGGTGAGTGATTTTTACGGGGTTTTTATTTTATCAACCAGTGACGAATACCGTTACCGGACTATAGAGCAGCTCTCAAAACCAACCAGAAAACGGCTCATTACCAACCAGTATCTTGAAAAAGAGTTGGAAGTCCTGCCCATGGTGCGACAAAACAGCGCATTCGGCAACATCCTGGAAATCGGTCAGGACACCTATCTGGAAACATCGAATCAGCTGCCGGAATATGGTTGGAGGCTGCACTACCTGCAAAGCCTGGCACCGGTGGCGACCTTGATGCGGGCAACCCAGATCGCGGCCATTGCCGCCTCGGTTATTATTTTTCTGATGGTCCTCTACCTGAGGGAACGAAAGGCGAAACAAATTTCACTCACAAAAGCCACGGAAGCAGAGGCTGTTCGCGAGCTGAACCTGCTTTTGCAAAAGGAGGTTCAGGAGCATAAGCGGACCGAGAAGAGTCTTCGGGAAACCCAGCGGGAACTTATCCAGACAGGAAAGCTTGCTGCGCTGGGCCGGATGTCGGCCGCCGTGGCCCATGAACTCAATCAGCCGGTGACAGCAATCCGGACATTTCTGGCGAGTTGTTCTATTTTACTGGAGCGGGGAAGGCATGATGAGGTGAAGAAAAACCTGTCGTTGATCGGTTCTCTTACGGACCGGATGGCTTCAATCACAGCGCAGCTTAAAAATTTTTCCCGGAAAAATATCGGTCGAAGTGAACCGGTGGACCTGGTGGTCTGTGTAGAGAATGTACTTCAATTTCTCTCGGCTCAGTTGGCAGAAAAGAATATCGCGGTCTCCACTGAGCTGTTGCCGAAAGGCTGTGCAGTTATCCAAGGGCATCCGGTCAGGGTGGAGCAGGTGGTGATCAATCTGCTGGTGAACAGTATGGATGCACTCAAAGAGCGGGATGACGGCAGGGTTGATATTGAGATTACAGCAGGTGACGGCAAAGCCCGGTTGCAGGTTACAGATAATGGCGCAGGCATCGCGGCCGATGCTATGGAGTATCTTTTCGAGCCGTTTTTTACCACAAAGCAAGATGGCGACGGTTTAGGGCTGGGGCTGTCAATCAGCTACTCGATATTGCAGGAGCTGGGAGCAACAATTATTGCGAGCAATGGTGATGGAGGCGGAGCCTGTTTTCTGCTCAGTTTTCCTCTCGGTAATAATGCTGACATGCAGGATGCAATAATATGA